A window from Nitrospira sp. ND1 encodes these proteins:
- a CDS encoding universal stress protein → MYKTIYIPVDNSDHSNTAVDVGVELAKTYGSKIVGSHVYAAKMHDKRFKQMEAGLPEEYHDEKELDRQRQIHDSLITRGLQIITDSYLDYVDKKCNEANLPVERRSLEGRNWKVLAEDINTNAYDLVIMGALGVGAVKDSVIGSNTERVLRRVRNSDMLIIKQPTPVGTGKIVVAVDGSPYSFGGLMTGLALGKAFNVPVEAISAFDPYFHYAAFHSISGVLNEEAGKVFRFKEQEKLHEEVIDSGLAKIYQSHLDISREIAQAEQTDVKTTLLDGKAFEKIIQYVRKENPWLLIVGRIGVHSDEDMDIGSNTENLLRSASCNILVSNRKYVPPIDTQAEYTIAWTEEALRRMERIPVFARGVAKTAIHRYAIEKGHTIISNTVVDSAVGHILPKGAMDAMRALGGNLDAAGIDRDKMQADDSVAQDLMGSTLSGMMTQVVEEKPVNSPGTQAYLDRMSQNYFVCDGCGYIGKGDTPVKCPVCSAEGDRFKQVDKTIFEAAAKAEGGLETDLAYDDVPMQWTKDAKEAIRAVPAGFQRRRAKAKIEKSARKLGMTTITLEYAGPMIQEAAAEDYTPIFANKGTGTTPQQSPEAAETNGADAHAKNGHGEEPAPVPQETVSPYTWTPDAQGRLDRAPEGFMRECTKALIEKHADKIGTTVITLEVATEGIEQAKGYMADAMKTGNLKDMIANLTGSSSKTGANR, encoded by the coding sequence ATGTACAAGACCATTTATATCCCGGTCGATAATTCCGACCATTCCAATACAGCCGTCGACGTTGGAGTCGAATTGGCGAAAACCTACGGTTCAAAGATTGTGGGCAGCCACGTCTATGCCGCCAAGATGCACGATAAGCGTTTTAAGCAGATGGAGGCCGGCCTTCCCGAGGAATATCACGACGAGAAGGAACTCGACCGCCAGCGCCAGATCCACGATTCGCTGATTACCCGCGGGCTCCAGATCATCACGGATTCCTACCTCGACTACGTTGATAAAAAGTGCAACGAGGCGAACCTGCCTGTCGAACGCCGTTCCTTAGAAGGTCGCAACTGGAAAGTGCTGGCGGAGGACATCAATACCAATGCCTATGATCTCGTCATCATGGGAGCCTTGGGAGTCGGAGCGGTCAAAGACAGCGTGATCGGCAGCAACACCGAGCGGGTCCTGCGACGCGTACGAAACTCCGACATGTTGATCATCAAGCAGCCGACTCCGGTAGGCACCGGCAAGATCGTTGTGGCCGTGGACGGCAGTCCCTACTCCTTCGGCGGACTCATGACCGGTTTGGCGTTAGGCAAAGCGTTTAATGTGCCGGTCGAAGCTATCTCCGCCTTCGATCCCTACTTCCATTACGCGGCGTTCCACAGCATTTCCGGGGTGCTCAACGAAGAGGCGGGCAAGGTCTTCCGCTTCAAGGAGCAGGAGAAGCTGCACGAAGAAGTCATCGACAGCGGTCTGGCAAAAATCTACCAGTCGCACCTGGATATCTCCCGCGAGATCGCCCAAGCCGAGCAGACCGATGTAAAAACGACCCTCCTGGACGGGAAAGCCTTCGAGAAGATCATTCAATACGTGCGAAAAGAAAATCCTTGGCTGCTCATCGTGGGCCGCATCGGCGTCCACAGCGACGAGGATATGGACATCGGCAGCAACACGGAAAACCTGCTGCGTTCCGCGTCCTGTAACATTTTGGTGTCGAATCGGAAGTATGTGCCACCGATCGATACGCAGGCGGAATACACCATTGCCTGGACCGAAGAAGCCCTGCGCCGGATGGAACGGATTCCCGTGTTTGCCCGCGGAGTGGCTAAGACCGCCATTCACCGGTACGCTATTGAGAAGGGCCACACGATTATCAGCAATACGGTCGTCGACTCTGCCGTCGGACATATTCTCCCCAAGGGAGCGATGGATGCGATGCGGGCGTTGGGCGGGAATCTGGATGCCGCCGGAATCGATCGCGACAAGATGCAGGCCGACGATTCAGTCGCACAGGACCTGATGGGTTCCACCTTGAGCGGCATGATGACCCAAGTGGTCGAGGAAAAGCCGGTCAACAGCCCCGGTACCCAGGCCTATCTGGATCGCATGAGCCAGAACTACTTTGTCTGCGACGGGTGCGGATATATCGGAAAGGGCGACACGCCGGTGAAATGCCCGGTGTGCAGCGCCGAAGGGGATCGCTTTAAACAAGTCGACAAGACGATCTTCGAAGCGGCCGCCAAGGCCGAGGGTGGGCTTGAGACCGATCTCGCCTACGACGATGTCCCGATGCAGTGGACCAAGGATGCGAAGGAAGCGATTCGCGCCGTCCCGGCCGGGTTCCAACGTCGCCGGGCCAAAGCCAAAATCGAAAAGAGTGCCCGCAAGCTCGGCATGACCACAATTACGCTGGAATATGCCGGTCCGATGATTCAAGAGGCGGCAGCGGAAGACTATACGCCCATCTTTGCAAACAAGGGTACGGGAACCACTCCTCAACAGTCCCCTGAGGCAGCCGAAACCAACGGAGCCGACGCTCATGCCAAGAACGGCCATGGCGAAGAACCGGCTCCGGTTCCTCAGGAAACCGTGTCGCCCTATACCTGGACGCCGGATGCTCAGGGTCGTTTGGACCGCGCACCGGAAGGGTTTATGCGGGAATGCACCAAGGCCCTGATCGAAAAACATGCCGATAAAATCGGCACGACGGTCATCACCCTGGAAGTGGCAACTGAGGGAATCGAGCAGGCGAAGGGCTACATGGCCGATGCCATGAAGACCGGCAATCTGAAAGATATGATCGCCAACCTGACCGGCTCCTCCAGCAAAACCGGGGCGAACCGGTGA